Proteins found in one Roseovarius pelagicus genomic segment:
- the era gene encoding GTPase Era — MTIRAGFIALIGEPNAGKSTLLNRMVGAKVSIVTHKVQTTRARIRGVAIEGDSQLVFVDTPGLFKPRRRLDRAMVAAAWGGAADADITLLLVEAHRGVTEGVERILEGLGDVTRGRKVALVINKIDRVKSEALLALTKDLNERFDFTETYLISAEKGHGVDALRQWLAEMVPEGPWLYPEDQIADLPMRMIAAEITREKLTLRLHQELPYQLTVETENWEERQDGSARIDQIVYVMRDGHKGIVLGKGGETAKAVSKAAREELEAFLDRRVHLFLQVKVRPNWLEEAERYKEMGLDFKDGN, encoded by the coding sequence ATGACCATCCGCGCCGGTTTTATCGCCCTGATCGGAGAGCCCAACGCAGGCAAATCCACGCTCCTCAACCGTATGGTCGGGGCCAAGGTCAGCATCGTCACGCATAAGGTGCAGACCACGCGCGCGCGCATTCGCGGCGTGGCGATCGAGGGCGATAGCCAGTTGGTGTTTGTCGATACGCCGGGCCTTTTCAAACCGCGCCGCCGTCTGGATCGCGCGATGGTCGCGGCCGCATGGGGCGGGGCGGCGGACGCCGATATCACGCTGCTTCTGGTCGAGGCCCATCGCGGCGTGACCGAAGGCGTCGAGCGTATTCTTGAGGGCCTTGGTGATGTAACCCGCGGCCGTAAGGTGGCGCTGGTCATCAACAAGATCGACCGCGTCAAGTCCGAGGCGCTGCTGGCGCTGACCAAGGACCTGAACGAACGCTTTGATTTTACCGAGACCTATCTCATCTCCGCCGAGAAGGGCCACGGCGTTGATGCATTGCGCCAATGGCTCGCCGAGATGGTGCCCGAGGGTCCGTGGCTCTATCCCGAGGATCAGATTGCTGACCTGCCGATGCGTATGATTGCTGCCGAGATCACCCGCGAAAAGCTGACGCTGCGGCTGCATCAGGAACTGCCCTACCAACTGACCGTCGAAACCGAGAATTGGGAAGAACGTCAGGACGGATCAGCCCGGATTGATCAGATCGTCTATGTCATGCGTGACGGCCACAAGGGCATCGTGCTGGGCAAAGGCGGCGAAACAGCCAAGGCCGTGTCCAAGGCCGCGCGCGAAGAATTGGAGGCGTTCCTTGATCGCCGCGTCCATCTTTTCCTGCAGGTCAAAGTGCGCCCCAACTGGCTGGAAGAGGCCGAGCGCTACAAGGAAATGGGCCTCGATTTCAAAGACGGAAACTGA
- the rnc gene encoding ribonuclease III, translated as MKLSADLKALANRLGHEFDQPALLVQSITHASMSSTTRRDNQRLEFLGDRVLGLVMAEALLDRDPEASEGMLAPRYNALVRKETCADVARQIDLGVVLKLGRSEMLSGGRRKQALLGDAMEAVIAAVYLDAGFDAARDMVLRLWGDRIGAVKADARDAKTALQEWAQARGLPPPSYTETARSGPDHAPHFTILAALKNGQSEAATAGSKRQAEQAAAKALLKRLENDPHS; from the coding sequence GTGAAACTCTCTGCCGATCTGAAAGCCCTCGCTAACCGGCTGGGCCATGAGTTCGACCAGCCCGCACTGCTGGTGCAGTCGATCACCCATGCGTCAATGTCCTCTACCACCCGCCGCGACAATCAGCGGCTGGAATTTCTGGGTGACCGGGTGCTGGGGCTGGTAATGGCCGAGGCCCTGCTGGACCGTGATCCAGAAGCCAGCGAAGGGATGCTGGCCCCGCGCTACAACGCGCTGGTGCGCAAGGAAACCTGCGCCGATGTGGCCCGTCAAATTGACCTTGGGGTTGTGTTGAAACTGGGCCGCTCTGAAATGCTCTCGGGCGGGCGGCGCAAACAGGCGCTTCTGGGTGATGCGATGGAGGCGGTGATTGCCGCTGTCTATCTGGATGCCGGATTCGATGCGGCCCGCGACATGGTGCTGCGGCTCTGGGGGGATCGGATCGGCGCAGTCAAGGCCGATGCCCGCGACGCGAAAACCGCGCTTCAGGAATGGGCGCAGGCGCGCGGTTTACCGCCACCCAGCTACACCGAAACCGCCCGTTCCGGACCTGATCACGCGCCGCATTTCACGATACTGGCTGCCCTGAAAAACGGCCAGTCCGAAGCCGCGACCGCCGGTTCAAAACGTCAGGCCGAACAGGCCGCCGCCAAGGCGCTGCTCAAACGGTTGGAAAACGATCCGCATAGCTAG
- the lepB gene encoding signal peptidase I, with protein sequence MASDEKKSNSIVETIKTVVYALLIAGIFRTLFFQPFWIPSGSMKDTLLIGDFLFVNKMAYGYSYASCPSIRIGALGIDIDATDLCGFLDGDNSRILGSEPERGDIVVFRHPVQGTDFIKRLVGLPGDKVQMKAGVLHINDAPVELADAGSFDEMFAAQGPLRSRPRCENGVVGEGALCSKSRQTETLPGGHSHSILNITNQRSDNTGIFTVPAGHYFFMGDNRDNSTDSRFPQAVGGVGFVPYENLIGRANRVIFSSAGSRMFYFWTWRGDRFFKRLE encoded by the coding sequence ATGGCCAGCGACGAAAAAAAGAGCAATTCGATCGTCGAGACGATCAAGACTGTCGTCTATGCTCTGCTGATTGCAGGGATATTCCGCACGCTGTTCTTCCAACCTTTCTGGATTCCCTCAGGATCAATGAAGGACACGCTGCTAATCGGTGATTTTCTCTTCGTCAACAAGATGGCCTATGGCTATTCCTACGCGTCCTGTCCCTCGATTCGCATTGGCGCACTGGGCATCGACATCGACGCGACCGATCTTTGCGGTTTTCTCGACGGTGACAACTCTCGTATTCTGGGCAGCGAACCAGAGCGCGGCGATATCGTCGTATTCCGCCACCCGGTGCAAGGCACCGACTTTATCAAGCGTCTGGTGGGCCTGCCGGGTGACAAGGTCCAGATGAAAGCAGGCGTTCTGCACATCAACGACGCACCCGTTGAATTGGCAGATGCCGGCAGCTTTGACGAGATGTTTGCCGCCCAAGGCCCACTGCGCTCGCGTCCGCGTTGCGAAAACGGCGTCGTCGGTGAGGGCGCGTTGTGTAGCAAGTCGCGCCAGACCGAGACTTTGCCGGGCGGGCACAGCCATTCGATCCTCAACATCACCAATCAACGCTCGGACAACACCGGTATCTTTACCGTTCCGGCGGGGCATTACTTCTTTATGGGTGATAACCGCGATAATTCCACCGACAGCCGCTTCCCGCAGGCCGTGGGTGGCGTCGGTTTCGTCCCCTACGAGAACCTGATCGGCCGCGCGAACCGGGTGATCTTCTCTTCTGCGGGCAGCCGGATGTTCTATTTCTGGACATGGCGGGGGGATCGCTTCTTCAAGAGGCTTGAGTGA